The Nostoc sp. 'Lobaria pulmonaria (5183) cyanobiont' DNA window GGTGAGGAAATTCGCGAAATAACCCAACAAGTGACTAATGAATGGCAAATTGGCAAGCCTTTTAATATCCGTAAGTCGATGCAAGAAATCACCTTGCGTGTTATTTTACGGGTTGTATTTGGTTTAAATGATGGACAGCTTTTTGAAGAACTGAGGCGATCGCTAAGTGACTTGCTAGACTTCATCAGTTCGCCCGTAATGTCTAGCGCCTTCTTTTTCCGGTTCATCCAAAAAGATTTCGGTGCGTGGAGTCCGTGGGGCTGGATTTTGCAACAACGGCAAAAAATTGATCAACTTATTTATGCTTTGCTTCGAGAACGTCGGGCCCAACTCGATCAAAATCGCCAAGATATCCTAAGTTTGATGATGGCGGCTCGTTATGACGATGGTCAAGGGATGTCAGATGAAGAATTACACGACGAGTTAATGACGCTGCTAGTTGCGGGACATGAAACTACCGCTTCGGCATTGACATGGGCTTTTTACTGGATTGATCGTTTACCAGAGGTGCGTGAGAAGTTGCTAAAAGAACTCAACACCATTGGAGTTACCCCTGATTTAAGTAGTGTGGCTAAATTGCCCTATTTGACAGCAGTTTGCCAAGAAACATTGCGAATTTATCCAATTGCCATGACTGCTTTTGTGCGGATTGTGAAGAACCCAATTACAATTATGGGCTACGAACTGCCAGAGGGAACGGCAATAGTCCCCAGTATTTATTTAGCGCATCATCGGGAAGAAGTTTACCCACAATCCAAGCAGTTCAAACCAGAACGGTTTTTAGGAAGACAATATTCACCTTATGAATATTTACCCTTTGGTGGCGGTAATCGTCGCTGTATTGGAATGGCATTTGCCCAGTATGAAATGAAAATTGTCTTGGCAACTGTTTTGTCAGAATTCCAAGTTTCGCTAGTGAATAAACGTCCCGTGCGTCCTGTGCGCCGTGGGTTAACTTTAGCTGCACCAGCCGGAATGAGGATAATTGCTACACCTCAAGTTAAGCGTGCGAATACACCAGCGCTAGTTTAGGCAAGTAGGGTGGGCATTTTAATTCCCACCCTACTATGGGGTAATAACTATGACAAAACTCGAATTAAAAAATCATCAAATTTGGCGAGATTTAACTGAAATATTAGAAACTTAAGATGCTAATAATCTTGTTAAAAAACATCTAATACTATCTGATTATAAAATATGCGGCTACTGGGATGAACAAGATAAATATTATGAAATAATTACTTTGCCTCGTATCCTAGAAGCCGAATTAGTTAGTAGCTCTATTGGCGTTACCTACAAAGAACGTTTTCTACAACTCAAGTTTTTCCTTATAGCTTCTACTGTTGATGGCACTCACAAACTAGGTGAGTTAGTTCTTATTTACAATAAAAATTTAGAGTTTATTGATGAAAGTTGGCTTTTAGATATCGATTCTCCAATGCTTGAGATAAAATTCTGAAGTCTAGCAAAATTTATAAATCCTCATCGCGTCCAGACTTGACAGAAAGCCAACTAATGTAGCAAGATGCATTTAAATCCCTTTCGTCCCACATCTCGAAGTGGGTAGGAGGCAATGCATGATTGGCAGTATTTCTTTAACCACGATCGCAGCAATCTAAATCAAGGCACTTACCGCATCTTTGAGCCGGAGTGGAAAGCAGAGATTCTCCACTGGTTCAGCCAAAAGGATGTGGATAAGCAGCAAAAAGAAGATTTTATCCAAGCTTTAATAGATTTTGTTGACGGCTGCGGCGATTTTTATCGGTATCGCGCCTACTTTTTGGCGGCTGAGGCTTTATCTCAGTTCCCAGAATCTAGTTTGGGGGATGCAATTGTAGAACAACTGCTCAAATGGAGTTATGCCTATTTTCGGCAGGATAAGCGAGATTGGCAGATATTACCAAAACCTTTGGTGAAGACAGCTAGAAAAACCCTGGAATTAACCGACAGAAAACGGGTAATTGCTGCTTTTGTCCATCTGGTTCATACTACAGAAAGTCGTTCAATTCTTAGAGTTGCAGCTGAAGAGTTAGGAACACTCGATCCAGGTAATAAAAGTGCGATCGCAGCTTTATTACTGCTAATTCAGCAAAATAACTCTCATCTTCGGACTGCAATTTATAGCTTAGGAAAAATTGGCTATGGCAATGAAACTGTAATTACTACTTTAATCCAATTCATTAAAATAACGCCTGGGAATGTAATTCATAGCTTAGGGAAAATTGGCTACGGTAACGAAACTGCGATCGCTGCTTTAATCCAATTTATCAAAATGAAGCCTGATGATATCGCAAATGAGTGGTTGACTTTAGAAGACATATATGAAGGTGCGATTATAGCTTTAGGAGAAATAGCTTCTGGTAATCAAATTGCGATCGCTACCCTGATTGATTTCATCAAAAGATACAAAGATGATGTGATTTGTTCACATGCGTCCAAGGCTTTGTGGGATATTGATCCAGGTAATCCAATAGCATTAAATACTTTAGTTCAGATTCTCGAAACTACCGAGAATACATATTTGCTCGATATGTCTGTCAGATATCTGATGGTAATTGATCCAGGAAACAAAGCTGCAATTACTATTTTAACTGAGAGAATTAAAACCACTGAGAATGAATTTTTCCTTTGTAAGGCTGCTTTATGTCTAGGAAAATTCGATTCAGGTAATAGAGTAGCAATTACCACTTTATCCAAAATACTTGAAACTGCTGAGGAGGAATGGGTGTATTTTTATGCGGCCGACATACTAGCGCGAACTAATGACTACCAGCAGCAAATAATTAAAGCCATGTGGAAAATGGTTAACTTAAAAGATGAGTCTACATCTCTAAGTGCGCTCTTGACGTTGCTGGAAATAGACTGCAATAATCAACAGGTGATTGATACTCTAATTCGCTTATTGAATACCACAAAAAATGAATCAATTTTTACAAGTGCTGCTTATAGCTTACAACAATTTAATCCAAGTATAAAATTAGAAACAGAGAAGCTAAATGAACTGATCGCTATCTTTATCAGATTCATTCAAACCCATCATGATCTTGAAGTTGAAGAAGATGAAAATGAAGATTTATTTCCTTTACAATGGCTATGGTATGAATCCTCTCTCTTAGATATAGCTGATAGTTTGAAAAAAATCCTCCAAAGAGAACATTTACCACAAGTAGTCATAACTCTAAAAGACTATCTAAGCAAACAATTTTACAGTAACAATTCATATCGCTACGAAGCCGTATTTAACATCATCTGGCATTGTGCCGAAAATCTAACTTACCCAGATTTCTACAAAGCAATCAATTAAACAATAAGCGCAGAGTTATTTCTCTTCCTCCGCGTTCCTCTGCGCTTCCCTTAGCGTCCCTTTGCGTTAAAAAACAATCTCCTCCCTCATCCTCTCTTCCAGCACATCCAATAACCCATCTACATCCTTCCCAGCTTGCTCAAAACAAATCGGTGGTGCT harbors:
- a CDS encoding HEAT repeat domain-containing protein, with translation MHDWQYFFNHDRSNLNQGTYRIFEPEWKAEILHWFSQKDVDKQQKEDFIQALIDFVDGCGDFYRYRAYFLAAEALSQFPESSLGDAIVEQLLKWSYAYFRQDKRDWQILPKPLVKTARKTLELTDRKRVIAAFVHLVHTTESRSILRVAAEELGTLDPGNKSAIAALLLLIQQNNSHLRTAIYSLGKIGYGNETVITTLIQFIKITPGNVIHSLGKIGYGNETAIAALIQFIKMKPDDIANEWLTLEDIYEGAIIALGEIASGNQIAIATLIDFIKRYKDDVICSHASKALWDIDPGNPIALNTLVQILETTENTYLLDMSVRYLMVIDPGNKAAITILTERIKTTENEFFLCKAALCLGKFDSGNRVAITTLSKILETAEEEWVYFYAADILARTNDYQQQIIKAMWKMVNLKDESTSLSALLTLLEIDCNNQQVIDTLIRLLNTTKNESIFTSAAYSLQQFNPSIKLETEKLNELIAIFIRFIQTHHDLEVEEDENEDLFPLQWLWYESSLLDIADSLKKILQREHLPQVVITLKDYLSKQFYSNNSYRYEAVFNIIWHCAENLTYPDFYKAIN
- a CDS encoding cytochrome P450, whose protein sequence is MTTTYNLPDGPQMPRWLRMIKFISQPLKYVDDFAQTYGDTFTIRSSSSDNHLVYFSQPQALEQIFTADSRHFEVGRGNIGLKFLLGDRSFMLADGDRHQRQRQLLAPPFHGERMRAYGEEIREITQQVTNEWQIGKPFNIRKSMQEITLRVILRVVFGLNDGQLFEELRRSLSDLLDFISSPVMSSAFFFRFIQKDFGAWSPWGWILQQRQKIDQLIYALLRERRAQLDQNRQDILSLMMAARYDDGQGMSDEELHDELMTLLVAGHETTASALTWAFYWIDRLPEVREKLLKELNTIGVTPDLSSVAKLPYLTAVCQETLRIYPIAMTAFVRIVKNPITIMGYELPEGTAIVPSIYLAHHREEVYPQSKQFKPERFLGRQYSPYEYLPFGGGNRRCIGMAFAQYEMKIVLATVLSEFQVSLVNKRPVRPVRRGLTLAAPAGMRIIATPQVKRANTPALV